A region of Prochlorococcus marinus subsp. pastoris str. CCMP1986 DNA encodes the following proteins:
- a CDS encoding CGLD27 family protein, with product MNQFNCPVPKDQQPTNEFIELSKSKIFTWPKSKKAFSFILLKFWIGTFFIFVVISSGSVYFETSTLRYILLSFFSSLSLPFLFSIRLYLGWNHIFKRLTSEKVEYEESGWYDGQIWIKPIKLREKESLIASLEVKPILKNLIQILSIIIIFALIGILLFQNNNL from the coding sequence ATGAATCAATTTAACTGCCCAGTTCCAAAAGATCAACAGCCTACAAATGAATTTATCGAATTATCAAAATCTAAAATATTTACTTGGCCAAAATCAAAGAAAGCTTTTTCATTTATTTTACTAAAGTTTTGGATCGGAACATTTTTTATATTTGTTGTAATTTCTTCAGGGAGTGTATATTTTGAAACTTCTACATTAAGGTACATTTTATTAAGCTTTTTTAGTAGTTTATCATTGCCATTTCTTTTCTCTATAAGGTTATATCTAGGTTGGAATCATATATTCAAAAGATTAACTTCTGAAAAAGTGGAATATGAAGAATCAGGATGGTATGACGGACAAATATGGATCAAACCAATTAAATTAAGAGAAAAAGAATCGTTAATAGCATCACTAGAAGTAAAACCAATTTTAAAAAATTTAATTCAAATTTTATCTATTATTATTATCTTTGCTTTAATTGGAATTTTACTATTTCAAAACAATAATCTCTAA
- the rsfS gene encoding ribosome silencing factor, whose product MDNKLLVLMAAKACDIKKAQEIKLIKIDKVSYISEWILIAEGLSDVQVRSITNSVEIELREKAKIEPIRKEGVSEAKWALLDYGDLIVNIFQPEIRKFYDLESFWSNGDDLNFP is encoded by the coding sequence ATGGACAATAAATTGTTAGTTTTAATGGCTGCCAAAGCCTGTGATATAAAAAAGGCCCAAGAGATAAAATTGATTAAAATTGACAAAGTTTCATACATTAGTGAGTGGATACTTATTGCTGAAGGCTTATCAGATGTTCAAGTTAGATCAATTACTAATTCTGTTGAGATAGAACTTAGAGAAAAAGCAAAGATTGAACCAATTAGAAAAGAGGGAGTTAGCGAAGCAAAATGGGCCCTACTTGATTATGGTGATTTAATAGTAAATATTTTTCAACCCGAAATAAGAAAGTTCTACGACCTTGAATCATTTTGGAGTAATGGAGATGACCTCAATTTTCCATAA
- a CDS encoding DUF3318 domain-containing protein: MSELQRLKSLLPPENESWVFIEAAAAIDPPLIALEEIGRDEVEIQIDLEEWDNYAIDHRNLLFWHEVGKIQNDAIPRDGWEMAALAIGLGGAIGELWVQDGLLLILALGLSGFAGYRLYIKNNSEKRLQDAIFADERAIDLACRFGYSIPNAYKSLGGALKELIEKTRKKKKRIIFEDRLEALRKSAEKARSELSQQEGSDKSVSSENVYGQ; encoded by the coding sequence ATGAGCGAACTTCAGCGACTTAAAAGTTTGTTGCCTCCAGAGAATGAAAGTTGGGTTTTTATTGAAGCTGCCGCCGCCATTGATCCTCCATTGATTGCTTTAGAGGAAATTGGTCGTGACGAAGTTGAAATTCAAATAGATTTAGAAGAATGGGATAATTATGCGATTGATCATAGAAATTTATTGTTTTGGCATGAAGTAGGAAAGATTCAAAATGATGCAATTCCACGGGACGGATGGGAAATGGCAGCTTTAGCAATAGGCCTTGGTGGAGCGATAGGTGAACTATGGGTACAAGATGGATTACTTTTAATACTTGCTCTTGGCTTATCAGGTTTTGCAGGATATAGACTTTACATAAAAAATAATTCTGAGAAAAGATTACAAGATGCTATTTTTGCAGATGAAAGAGCCATAGACCTTGCCTGTAGATTTGGGTATAGTATCCCAAATGCTTATAAAAGCCTTGGCGGGGCTTTAAAAGAGCTAATAGAAAAAACTAGAAAAAAGAAAAAAAGAATAATATTTGAAGACAGATTAGAAGCATTAAGAAAAAGTGCTGAAAAAGCTAGGTCAGAATTATCACAACAAGAGGGTTCAGACAAATCAGTTTCAAGTGAAAACGTTTATGGACAATAA
- the carB gene encoding carbamoyl-phosphate synthase large subunit, which yields MPQRGDLKRILILGSGPIVIGQACEFDYSGTQACKALRKAGYEIVLVNSNPASIMTDPEIANKTYIEPLTPEIVSQIILKEKPDAILPTMGGQTALNLAVKLSESDFLTNNNVELIGADLKAINKAEDRKLFKESMENINVNVCPSGIASDLFEAREVSKQINSYPLIIRPAFTLGGVGGGIAYNLEEFNDLCKSGLDESPSNQILIEKSLIGWKEFELEVMRDTADNVVIICSIENLDPMGVHTGDSITVAPAQTLTDREYQRLRDLSLKIIREVGVETGGSNIQFAVNPKNGDVIVIEMNPRVSRSSALASKATGFPIAKIAALLSVGYTLDEIINDITKKTPACFEPSIDYVVTKVPRFAFEKFKGSSNILNTSMKSVGESMAIGRSFEESFQKALRSLEIGIFGWECDSIEDFNNDNDLKNNLQNPTAERILIVKKAMESGKTNSYINEITNIDLWFIEKLRNIFNFQNEFLKGNELTRIDRDLMLNAKQLGFSDQQIAKLTNSEFFEVRNYRKKLKVLPLYKTVDTCSAEFSSETPYHYSSYEEAFLHNNLNINDNEISADNHKHLKKIMILGGGPNRIGQGIEFDYCCCHASYQASSNGYQTIMVNSNPETVSTDYDTSDILYFEPVTLEDVLNIIEAENPYGLIVQFGGQTPLKLSLPLSNWLESYEGIKCKSKILGTSPHSIDIAEDREEFTKILEELNIRQPLNGIARNEKEAMLVANNIGFPLVVRPSYVLGGRAMEIVKDKNDLSRYIKEAVKVSPDHPILLDQYLSNAIEIDVDALCDKTGSVVIAGLMEHVEPAGIHSGDSACCLPSISLSQETIETVKKWTKLIANRLNVVGLINLQFAIRNHSNEENQLFILEANPRASRTIPFVSKAIGKPVAKLATQLMQGSSLKDINFTKELIPKYQAVKEAVLPFKRFPGSDALLGPEMRSTGEVMGLADNFGLAYAKSELAAGNGVPSEGVAFLSTNDLDKDKLEYIARELIVLGFKLVATKGTAKYLFNLGIEVDEVLKVHEGRPNIEDSIRSGLIQLVINTPVGSQALHDDAYLRRASLEYNIPTFTTIPGAKAALQAIKSLRLNKIDTLSLQEIHN from the coding sequence ATGCCTCAAAGAGGTGATCTTAAAAGAATCCTAATTCTTGGTTCAGGTCCAATTGTTATAGGACAAGCATGTGAATTTGATTATTCAGGTACTCAAGCTTGTAAAGCTTTAAGAAAAGCTGGATATGAAATTGTTTTAGTTAATTCTAATCCAGCTTCAATAATGACTGATCCTGAAATTGCAAATAAAACCTATATTGAACCTTTGACTCCAGAAATAGTTTCTCAAATAATTTTAAAGGAAAAACCTGATGCGATTCTTCCTACAATGGGTGGTCAGACTGCCTTGAATCTGGCTGTAAAACTATCTGAATCTGATTTTTTGACAAATAATAATGTTGAATTGATAGGAGCTGATTTAAAAGCTATTAACAAGGCTGAAGATAGAAAACTATTCAAAGAATCGATGGAAAATATTAATGTAAATGTATGTCCTTCGGGGATTGCTTCTGATTTATTCGAAGCTAGAGAAGTATCTAAGCAAATAAATTCTTACCCGTTAATCATAAGACCAGCTTTTACTTTAGGTGGAGTTGGAGGAGGTATAGCATACAACCTTGAAGAATTTAATGATCTTTGCAAATCTGGTTTAGATGAGAGTCCAAGTAATCAAATCTTAATTGAAAAATCTTTAATAGGTTGGAAAGAGTTTGAATTAGAAGTTATGAGAGATACAGCTGATAATGTTGTTATAATTTGCAGTATTGAAAATTTGGATCCTATGGGTGTCCACACTGGGGACTCAATTACAGTGGCACCTGCTCAAACGTTAACTGACAGAGAATATCAAAGACTTAGAGATTTATCTTTAAAAATAATAAGAGAGGTAGGTGTTGAAACAGGAGGAAGTAATATACAATTTGCGGTAAATCCAAAAAATGGTGATGTAATAGTTATTGAGATGAACCCAAGGGTAAGTAGATCCTCTGCATTAGCTAGTAAAGCTACAGGCTTCCCCATAGCTAAGATTGCGGCTTTATTATCTGTTGGGTACACACTTGATGAAATTATTAATGATATTACTAAAAAAACGCCTGCATGCTTTGAACCCTCAATTGATTACGTTGTAACAAAGGTACCAAGATTTGCTTTTGAAAAGTTTAAAGGTTCCTCAAATATTTTAAATACATCAATGAAATCTGTTGGAGAATCAATGGCAATTGGCCGATCTTTTGAAGAATCTTTTCAAAAAGCTTTGAGATCTTTAGAAATTGGTATTTTCGGTTGGGAGTGTGATTCTATTGAAGATTTTAACAACGATAATGATTTAAAGAATAATTTACAAAACCCAACTGCTGAAAGAATATTAATAGTTAAAAAAGCAATGGAATCTGGTAAGACTAATTCATATATTAATGAAATAACGAATATAGATTTGTGGTTTATTGAGAAGTTACGAAATATTTTTAATTTTCAGAATGAATTTTTAAAAGGGAATGAACTTACTCGAATTGATAGAGATTTAATGTTAAATGCAAAGCAATTGGGCTTTTCAGATCAACAGATTGCAAAATTAACTAACTCTGAATTTTTTGAAGTGAGAAATTATCGAAAAAAATTGAAAGTTTTGCCACTTTACAAAACTGTGGATACTTGCTCAGCTGAATTTTCATCTGAAACTCCTTACCATTATTCAAGCTATGAAGAAGCTTTTTTACACAATAATTTAAATATAAATGATAATGAAATTTCTGCCGATAATCATAAGCATTTAAAAAAAATTATGATATTGGGAGGTGGACCTAATAGAATTGGCCAAGGTATTGAATTTGATTATTGTTGCTGTCATGCCTCGTATCAAGCTTCAAGTAATGGTTATCAAACGATAATGGTTAATAGCAATCCTGAAACTGTTTCAACCGATTATGATACAAGCGATATTTTATATTTTGAGCCTGTTACTTTGGAAGATGTTCTCAATATAATTGAAGCTGAAAATCCATATGGATTGATAGTTCAATTTGGAGGACAGACACCTCTTAAGTTGTCTTTGCCTTTATCCAATTGGTTGGAGTCTTATGAAGGTATTAAATGTAAATCAAAAATTCTTGGAACATCTCCTCATTCAATTGACATAGCTGAAGATAGAGAAGAATTCACAAAGATTCTTGAAGAATTAAATATAAGACAACCGCTCAATGGAATAGCACGTAATGAAAAAGAGGCAATGTTAGTTGCAAATAATATAGGATTCCCTTTAGTCGTAAGGCCCTCTTATGTCTTAGGTGGAAGAGCTATGGAAATAGTTAAAGATAAAAATGATTTATCTCGATATATAAAAGAGGCCGTTAAAGTTTCACCAGATCATCCGATTCTTTTGGATCAATATTTAAGTAATGCAATAGAAATTGATGTTGATGCGTTATGTGATAAAACCGGTTCGGTTGTTATCGCAGGTCTTATGGAGCATGTTGAACCTGCAGGAATCCATTCTGGTGATTCTGCTTGTTGCCTACCTTCAATTTCTTTATCCCAAGAAACAATAGAAACTGTTAAAAAGTGGACAAAATTAATTGCAAATAGATTAAATGTTGTTGGCTTAATTAATCTACAATTTGCAATTAGAAATCATAGTAATGAAGAAAATCAATTATTTATTCTTGAGGCTAATCCACGAGCATCAAGAACTATACCTTTTGTTTCTAAAGCTATCGGTAAACCTGTTGCGAAATTGGCGACTCAATTAATGCAAGGATCCTCTTTAAAAGATATAAATTTTACTAAGGAACTAATACCTAAATATCAAGCGGTTAAGGAAGCTGTTTTACCTTTCAAAAGGTTTCCTGGATCTGATGCTTTACTTGGCCCTGAGATGCGTTCAACAGGTGAAGTAATGGGATTGGCCGATAATTTTGGCCTGGCATATGCAAAATCTGAATTGGCTGCTGGAAATGGCGTCCCTTCTGAGGGTGTTGCTTTTTTATCTACTAATGATTTAGATAAAGATAAATTAGAGTATATAGCAAGAGAACTAATAGTTTTAGGTTTTAAATTAGTTGCGACTAAGGGTACTGCTAAATATTTATTTAATTTGGGAATTGAAGTTGATGAAGTTTTAAAGGTTCATGAAGGAAGACCTAACATTGAAGATTCAATTCGTTCTGGTCTTATACAATTAGTTATCAATACTCCAGTTGGATCGCAGGCTCTCCATGATGATGCTTATCTCAGAAGAGCATCCTTAGAATATAATATTCCCACTTTCACTACTATTCCTGGAGCAAAAGCAGCTTTGCAGGCAATTAAATCATTACGGCTAAATAAAATTGATACTTTATCACTTCAGGAAATTCATAATTAA
- a CDS encoding DUF6447 family protein, giving the protein MSEKNIENKNPVLTFEGGEYNLNDLTSETKELIKGLQIAETQLKMHEDTFKLLSIGRNSLTNQLRENLKNYE; this is encoded by the coding sequence ATGTCTGAAAAAAACATTGAAAATAAAAATCCAGTCCTAACTTTTGAGGGAGGGGAATATAATCTTAATGATTTAACTAGTGAAACAAAAGAACTAATTAAAGGATTACAAATAGCTGAAACTCAGCTGAAAATGCATGAAGACACATTTAAATTGTTATCCATTGGTAGAAACTCCCTAACAAACCAATTAAGAGAGAATCTTAAAAATTATGAATAA
- a CDS encoding ABC transporter ATP-binding protein, protein MQLIPSITPYINRFIKGFICMIIYVACWPILAFLAGKLIPAIGSGELSTVTNIIINSLVVFLIQKTAQYGQDVYIAKPSLEISEVMRQSLFSKIHKIKMNIINNISAGDITYRLTEDADRVSEVIYKTFQDTLPCLLQLLAVIIYMFYLDWSLTISTFILAPIIVLSVNNFGKRVLIASEKSQESTSDLASLIGESINGISTIRSFAAENWITGRFNTKLRSNKQAKYKTLKLLAIQHPIVGFIEAFGILAILGLGALRINLGLLNSEEFSSFFAAILMLIDPISHISTNFNEYKQAEASLKRLKKINMQPMEKDEQNLEKITRINGKIEFNHVSFEYKKDNEVLQDITLKISKGQVIAFVGSSGAGKSTMMSLILKFINPKLGDIYIDDKNIRSISSIDIRSNIALVQQQPFLFSGRIIDVIKMGRDFSEDDVIKSAKIANAHEFILKLPSKYETNINERGSNFSGGQIQRLAIARAILGNPSILLLDEATSALDSDSEAEVQKGLNQAMNNRTVIIVAHRLSTTQGADKIVVFDKGKIVDSGKHIDLFNKDGIYKELCEKQLIKVT, encoded by the coding sequence TTGCAATTAATTCCATCAATCACTCCTTATATTAATAGATTTATTAAAGGTTTTATATGCATGATAATTTATGTAGCATGTTGGCCAATATTAGCTTTTTTAGCTGGAAAATTAATACCCGCTATTGGATCTGGAGAATTATCAACCGTAACTAATATCATAATAAATTCTCTTGTTGTATTTTTAATTCAAAAAACTGCTCAATATGGGCAAGATGTTTATATTGCCAAGCCTTCATTAGAAATAAGTGAAGTAATGAGACAAAGTTTATTTAGTAAAATTCACAAAATAAAAATGAATATTATCAACAACATTTCTGCAGGAGATATTACTTATAGGCTTACCGAGGATGCGGACAGAGTCAGTGAAGTGATTTATAAAACATTTCAAGATACATTACCATGCTTGTTGCAATTATTAGCAGTAATTATCTATATGTTTTATTTAGACTGGTCGTTGACAATATCAACATTTATTTTAGCTCCAATAATTGTTTTATCAGTAAATAACTTTGGGAAAAGAGTTTTAATAGCATCTGAAAAAAGTCAAGAATCAACAAGCGATTTAGCCAGTTTAATAGGAGAATCTATAAACGGAATTTCGACAATAAGATCATTTGCAGCAGAAAATTGGATTACAGGTAGATTCAATACAAAATTGAGAAGTAATAAACAAGCAAAATATAAGACACTTAAATTACTTGCTATCCAACATCCAATAGTAGGTTTTATTGAAGCTTTTGGAATATTGGCAATATTAGGTTTAGGAGCATTAAGAATTAACCTAGGTCTTTTAAATAGCGAAGAATTTAGCAGTTTTTTTGCTGCAATATTAATGCTTATAGACCCAATTAGTCACATTAGTACAAACTTTAATGAATATAAGCAAGCAGAGGCTTCATTAAAAAGATTAAAAAAAATAAATATGCAACCCATGGAAAAAGATGAGCAAAATTTAGAAAAAATAACAAGAATAAATGGGAAGATCGAATTCAATCATGTTAGTTTTGAATATAAAAAGGATAATGAAGTTTTACAAGATATCACTTTAAAAATTTCAAAAGGACAGGTAATTGCATTTGTAGGATCATCAGGAGCTGGGAAAAGCACAATGATGTCTTTGATATTAAAATTCATAAACCCTAAATTAGGGGACATATATATAGATGACAAAAACATAAGATCTATAAGCTCAATAGATATAAGATCAAATATTGCCTTAGTACAACAACAACCTTTTTTATTTTCTGGAAGAATAATTGATGTAATAAAAATGGGAAGGGACTTTAGTGAAGACGATGTAATTAAGTCTGCCAAGATTGCAAATGCTCATGAATTTATTCTTAAACTCCCAAGTAAATACGAAACAAACATAAACGAAAGAGGATCTAACTTTTCAGGAGGTCAGATTCAAAGATTAGCAATAGCTCGCGCGATATTAGGTAACCCATCTATTCTTTTATTAGATGAGGCTACTAGTGCATTAGATTCAGATTCAGAAGCAGAAGTTCAAAAAGGCCTAAATCAAGCAATGAATAACAGAACAGTTATAATTGTTGCTCACAGATTATCCACTACCCAAGGAGCAGATAAAATAGTTGTTTTTGATAAAGGTAAAATTGTAGATAGTGGAAAACATATAGATTTGTTCAATAAAGATGGGATTTATAAAGAATTATGTGAAAAACAGTTGATAAAGGTTACTTGA
- a CDS encoding RNA-binding S4 domain-containing protein yields the protein MKLNQFLKWHNIVSSGGEAKILINSGQIKVNGEIEKKRGRKLVKGDKVMFLKSELIFE from the coding sequence ATGAAATTAAATCAATTTTTAAAATGGCATAACATTGTTTCTTCTGGTGGTGAGGCAAAAATTCTCATAAATTCTGGTCAGATAAAAGTTAATGGAGAAATAGAGAAAAAAAGAGGAAGAAAATTAGTTAAAGGAGATAAAGTTATGTTTCTAAAAAGTGAATTAATTTTTGAATGA
- the tpiA gene encoding triose-phosphate isomerase yields the protein MRKSVIAGNWKMHMTCADTKKYLEEFLPLIEEIPNDRKIVIAPPFTAISTFSNYTNFDYLNIASQNIHWEDKGAFTAEISPNMLIEHKVKYAIVGHSEPRKYFSESDEQINKRAVFAQSSGLTPIVCVGETLEQRERGEADRVITRQVEQGLENTDPSNLIVAYEPIWAIGTGKTCEASDANKICALIRSLIGFSDVIIQYGGSVKPNNIDEIMSMSDIDGVLVGGSSLDPISFSRIANFE from the coding sequence TTGAGAAAATCTGTAATCGCTGGGAATTGGAAGATGCACATGACTTGTGCTGACACAAAAAAATATTTGGAAGAATTTCTTCCTCTTATTGAAGAAATTCCTAATGACAGAAAAATAGTAATTGCTCCTCCCTTTACAGCTATTTCTACTTTTTCTAATTATACAAACTTTGATTATTTAAATATTGCAAGTCAAAATATCCATTGGGAAGATAAAGGTGCTTTTACTGCAGAAATCTCCCCCAATATGCTTATTGAACACAAAGTAAAATATGCAATTGTTGGTCATAGTGAACCTCGGAAATACTTTAGTGAAAGTGATGAACAAATTAATAAAAGAGCTGTCTTTGCTCAATCAAGTGGACTAACTCCAATAGTTTGTGTCGGTGAAACTCTTGAACAAAGAGAAAGAGGTGAAGCCGATAGGGTCATCACCAGACAAGTTGAACAGGGATTAGAGAATACTGATCCATCTAATCTTATAGTTGCTTATGAACCTATATGGGCAATTGGTACAGGTAAAACTTGTGAAGCAAGTGACGCAAACAAGATATGTGCTTTGATAAGGAGTTTGATTGGTTTTAGTGACGTAATCATCCAATATGGAGGTTCTGTTAAACCAAATAATATTGATGAGATCATGTCAATGAGTGATATTGATGGTGTCTTGGTAGGTGGTTCTTCTTTAGATCCTATAAGTTTTTCAAGAATTGCAAATTTCGAATAA
- the folP gene encoding dihydropteroate synthase: MQISNNNYPWPDDWGRKTSIMGIINLTPDSFSDGGDFCSIEKVLNQVNYFVSNGVDVIDLGAQSTRPGAIEIGAKNESKRLIPYLKKIRSEYPNILISIDTFNSEVAHEALSNGANWINDVTGGRRDEEILDVVSEFNCPFVITHSRGNSITMNNLTNYDDFLVDIIHSLESLTKKALNKNVSKDKIIWDPGIGFSKDTKQNIEILRNVPLLKNFEFPLLIGASRKRFIGEILNQPNPKERDIGTLAISCLCSQQKIHLVRVHNVKINYQVLKVADHIFR; encoded by the coding sequence TTGCAAATTTCGAATAATAACTACCCTTGGCCTGATGATTGGGGGAGGAAAACCTCCATAATGGGGATTATTAATTTAACTCCAGATTCATTTAGTGATGGAGGTGATTTTTGTTCCATAGAAAAAGTTTTAAATCAAGTAAATTATTTTGTTTCAAATGGAGTTGATGTAATTGATCTTGGTGCACAAAGTACTAGACCCGGAGCGATAGAAATTGGAGCGAAAAATGAATCAAAAAGATTAATACCATATTTAAAAAAAATTAGAAGTGAATATCCCAATATTCTTATTTCTATTGATACTTTTAATTCTGAGGTTGCTCATGAAGCTCTCTCAAATGGTGCTAATTGGATTAATGATGTCACAGGTGGAAGAAGGGATGAGGAGATTTTAGATGTTGTCTCAGAATTTAATTGTCCTTTCGTAATTACTCATAGTCGCGGAAATAGCATAACCATGAATAATTTGACAAATTATGATGATTTTTTAGTTGATATTATTCATTCTCTTGAAAGTTTGACAAAAAAAGCTCTAAACAAAAATGTTAGTAAGGATAAAATAATTTGGGATCCAGGTATTGGATTTTCAAAGGACACTAAACAGAACATAGAAATCCTAAGAAACGTACCTCTTTTAAAGAATTTTGAATTTCCACTCCTAATTGGGGCCTCAAGAAAAAGATTTATTGGAGAAATCTTAAATCAACCTAATCCCAAAGAAAGAGATATAGGAACACTAGCTATTAGTTGTCTTTGTTCTCAACAAAAAATTCACTTAGTAAGAGTTCATAATGTAAAAATCAATTATCAAGTTTTAAAAGTCGCAGATCACATATTTAGATAA